The Pseudomonas chlororaphis subsp. piscium genome contains the following window.
CTTTTTCCAGCGCCGCCTCGAAGCGATCGCGGTCAATGCTCAGCAACAGGTCGCCGGCCTTCACCGCCTGGTTGTCATAGGCCTTGAGCTCACGCACCCAGCCCGACACATCGGGGGCGACTATCACCACGTCGGCGCGAATCCGCGCATCCCGGGTCCAGGGCGTGAGCATGTAGTACTGCCACAGATGAAAGCCGGCAAACAGCGCCGCCGCCACCAGGCACAGGGTAAAAGCGATACGTACGGAGGCACGCATGAACAACTCCTTATAAAGGTCCGAGTACGACAGTGACCAACGTCAGGACACAGACGTACAAGGCCACATCGAACAGTGCTTCATGCCAGATCCAGCGCCCCAGCGGCGTTGCGCGCAACAGCATGCGCAACGCCCCGGTCAGCACCAGCGCCAGCACCACATAAATCAGAAACGGGCTGAGCAATACTCCGCCCAGCGACCACTCACGCAGCCCCATGGTTTTCCTCCTGCTGCCGGCACCAGGTGCGCCAGCTCTTCTGCAACTGCACCACCGCGCCCTGGGCCAGCTTCAACGCATCGCTGGGCGGTTGGCTGCTCAAGGCCTCGAGCATGGCGCTGCTGGCGTCGACCAGCGCGTCGCCGCGCCCGGCGCCCGGCCCACGCTCCAGCACCTGCTCCAGGTACTCGAAATAACGTCGCTGCGAAGCATCCGCGGGCACCTGGGCCACCGCCAGGCTCAAGCGCAGATGCATCAGTTCATCGCCGATATCCAGGCCCAGCAAGCCATCGTCCCAGCGGCTGCGCGCCTGCTCCGGCAATTCCGGGTAATGCCGCGCCAGTTGCAGCAGGCGATCGGCCATGCGCCCGCCGAACCAGCTTTCCGCGCCACGCAGGTTGCGCCGGGTCAGGCGCACCAGATCCTGCAGGGTCGCCGCCAGCAGGCGCCGCCCATGCCAGGCCGGGTTGCGCAGGATCAGCAGTTGGAACGCCAGCACCGC
Protein-coding sequences here:
- a CDS encoding DUF1656 domain-containing protein, producing MGLREWSLGGVLLSPFLIYVVLALVLTGALRMLLRATPLGRWIWHEALFDVALYVCVLTLVTVVLGPL